A window of the Macaca nemestrina isolate mMacNem1 chromosome X, mMacNem.hap1, whole genome shotgun sequence genome harbors these coding sequences:
- the LOC139360655 gene encoding large ribosomal subunit protein eL21, whose product MTNTKGKRRGTRYMFSRPFRKHGVVPLATYMRIYKKGDIVDIKGMGTVQKGMPHKCYHGKTGRVYNVTQHAVGIVVNKQVKGKILAKRINVRIEHIKHSKSRDSFLKRVKENDQKKKEAKEKGTWVQLKRQPAPPREAHFVRTNGKEPELLEPIPYEFMA is encoded by the coding sequence ATGACgaacacaaagggaaagaggagaggcaccCGATATATGTTCTCTAggccttttagaaaacatggagtTGTTCCTTTGGCCACGTATATGCGAATCTATAAGAAAGGTGATATCGTAGACATCAAGGGAATGGGTACCGTTCAAAAAGGAATGCCCCACAAGTGTTACCATGGCAAAACTGGGAGAGTCTACAACGTTACCCAGCATGCTGTTGGCATTGTTGTAAACAAACAAGTTAAGggcaagattcttgccaagagaattaaTGTACGTATTGAGCACATTAAGCATTCTAAGAGCAGAGATAGCTTCCTGAAACGcgtgaaggaaaatgatcagaaaaagaaagaagccaaagagaaaggtacctgggttcaactgaagcgccagcctgctccacccagagaagcacactttgtgagaaccaatgggaaggagcctgagctgctggaacctattccctatgaattcatggcataa